The Leopardus geoffroyi isolate Oge1 chromosome C3, O.geoffroyi_Oge1_pat1.0, whole genome shotgun sequence genomic interval ttaGGTTTCTCTGTGACCCTCTCTGATATATGTGCacaaaagctatttatttatttatttgtttgtttgtttatttatacatCTTTGATTGATCTCCTTAGCATACTTCTCTGCAACAAAAACGTTTgttccttgattttttaaaatggttttaacaTGTTTTTTGTCCAAGAGGAAATCTGATTCAATGTAGAATTATCCCTGAATGAAAGTGGTGCCGATTACCTTATATATCAGTGaatgattttttggggggaggggagcaggaaatGAGACAGCTCAGGATCAATTTagtccaaaaaatttttttaagaaaatcagagCTGCTCACTTCTCTGAATTCCTTCTaagttatatttctttaatagcCAAATGATCTATcatcaaaagttatttttaataatttatcgaAGTATGATTTTATCAGTTCCTTTTGCTACTTCCTCCAAAACAATGATGTGCATTCTATGTGActtgaataaatattcattgtcGATCAGTAACATTCgtttttttcagtttctgaaaaGTTTAACATCATAGGGTTTTCTAGTTATTATACAATGATTATCAGGTTATGATTGTTTATCTATTAATTACAAACACGCTGCCTGACTTTATGTATTCAGAAGTCTGGGGAAAATAACAACACTGCTGATTTCTATTACCTTGGTCAGTAGATTTTTACTGAAAGCCTGTGAGCCTGCAGCACGCTGTAGCCGTCTATCTGTTTATCCCTCTCTTTGCCTAGATGTGAAAAGGTCCGAGATACAGGTTTCACTCAGTAGATTTAGGAAACGTTGTGATAACACAGAGCTGACGGCAAAAGTTGTCAGACCCCAGAGTACAAAGCCCTTCCCCATTCGTCCCACTTAGTGCCACTGAAAAGTCTGGGCATTACAGACAAGACATTCCGAAGGGTATGAGCAGCTGAACGCCGCTGAAGGGTAAGAGCAGCGAGGGGCTTTGTGACATGTTCTTTGAAAACCAGATTCCGACTGTTGCTAATTTATGGGGATGCAGTTTATTTGCTCATGTACCCAGTCCTTCGTCCCCTATTGAAGGTTCATTCTAATGATTGATCTGCAAATTAGTTATGGGTTTTCTAACGTAGAAAACTTGATAACTCGTGAGAAATGACTGTTGTTCTTCTTGTATAAACCTTctgtcttttgcttctttttcactGAACTGTCTAGAATAAGATGGCAAAGACACAATGGGAGAATCCTTCTTGTCTTATTCGTGAGTGAGCAGGGATGCGTTTAAATGTTTCACAACGAAGTGAGAAGTTTGGGTGTCGAATCCCAACGCTGTGCTCCCGAAACCAACATAACATAGTGGGGCAACTGCACTCAGATACAAAAAGAAGTTTGAGAGCCTGATTAGTGTAAggatctttccctttttttatgtttaactatttgtttgagagagaaacgTAGTGAGTGAgaagcggaggggcagagagacagggagagagagacacccgtgcaggctctgcacggtcagcacggagcctgacacggggctggaaccctcgaacctcgagaccatgacctgagccgaaatcaagagctggacactgaaACGACTAAGCCACTTAAGCGCCGAAGGAAATTTCTTTTGATTCCTATTATgctaaagtttttattcattccCTGAACGGGTATTACATTTTATCCAATAATATTCTTCATCAATTAAAGTAATTACACGATTAATATCCTTTATTTGGGTAACATGATTAATTCTACAGCTCTATTTCAAATGTGCCAAACTTGCATTTCTAGACTGAATCCACCTTGAGTTTTAGTTAAGAGTTCTGTGTCTATGCTCCTGAGTGTGATTTCCAAATCCAGTTTCTAAATGGTATTGGCCCAAAACCTGAGTTGGGGGTGTTTACTCTTCTGTGCCAGGGAAGGTTTTGGGTGCATTTGGCGTAACAACCACTTTAAAAGTTTGGCAGAATCTCCTGGTGAAGCTTAAGGTTTCCAGAGGTTCGTTGGTTTGTCTGTTGTTAATGTAGAATGTAttaattaaaattctctttcttgagAAATAGACAGCTGGTTTCCCCAGGTCGGCTTTAATATGTAATCTCTAGGAATTTTCCCACTTTGTGTAAGTTCTCAAAGCCATGATCATGAAATCACTCACAGTGGTGTCTCATCTTTTATGTGGGTGTGACCAGAGAAAAGGTTTACCTCCTGGGAGCCACAGCCCAGTGCCTTACaacattgcttaaaaaaattccttaaccgttatatctttagatatttttcaaatgtttatttatttgaaggagAAAGTGATACATAGTgagggggacaggggaagagagggaggggttggtaatcccaagcaggctctgaaatgtcagcatggagcccgatgctgggcacgaactcatgaatcatgagatcatgacctgagctgaaaccaagagtgggttgctaaaccaactaagccacccagttgtccctgtatctttagatatttttaagCATCTCTTAGTGTTGTGGCCACAGGGGTTGTTTTTGCCTTCCACAATCTTGTTCTTCCAATGCCATTAATGGTGCAGGACGCCCAGTGGCCGACTGGTAGAAGGGTACCATCTTGAGGAACAGCCAGTAGAAGTAGAAGTAATTGAACAACTTTCTTAATAACTAAGTAAGTGTTTGTGATGGTTCAGCTCCCAGACTGTCTCTGGTTTCCCATGTGCCAACCTCTGGCAAAAGGCCAATGGCAAGCCTTCTCCAGACATCGCATGATAAATGCCTACTGACATCAGGGAACAGACAACCATGCACCTACAATCCGGGATTACGTATTCCAGAAACTCCTCTTTGCCAGCAGCTTTCTGAACGCATTCTTCATGTCTCTATTCCTGAGGCTGAAAATGAGGGGGCTGAGGCAAGGGGTGATGACGGTGTAAGGGACAGCGATGAGTGTGTCATCTCCTCCCGAGCCTTCTGGCTTCAGATAGACAATAGCCGCGAAGCCAAAGTGGATGATGACCACAGTGAGATGAGAGGCGCAGGTAGAAAAGGCCTTCTGCTTGCCCTCGGCTGAAGGGATCCTGAAGACAGTGGACAGAATGAAAACGTAAGTGGTGACGATGAGCAGGAAGGTACCCATCAAACCTGACACTGAGACCATTGTTACAAGGAGTTCGGTGAGGTCGCTGTCTAGACAGGACAGCCTCACCACGGCCCGCATGTGGCAGAAGAAATGGTGGATGAGGTTGGGGGTGCAGAACGAGCCCCCGAATATCAGTGCAGTCTCTGTCACAGAGATAAGGAAGCCTCCGGCCCAAGCAGAGACCACCAGGTGCCCACACACCACATTGGTCATCAGCAGTGGGTATCGGAGAGGGTGGCAGATGGCCAGAAAGCGATCGTATCCCATCAGCGTGAGGATGATGCAGTTGGTGCCACCAAGTCCCAGGAAGAAACACATCTGCAAGCCACACCCCGGGACTGAAATGCTTCTCTTCTCAGTGAGCAGGTCTGCCAGCATCTTGGGGATGATGGTCAGCGTGTAGCAGGTCTCGGAGAAAGAGAGGGCACGGAGGAAGAGGTACATAGGGGTGTGGAGAGACCTGTCCGCCCAAGTTAGACCCAGGATGGCCAGGTTACCTGTGAGGGTGAGGAGGTAGAGGCCAAAAAAGAGCACGAAGAGGAATGTCCGCACGTGTGGGTACGAGGAGAAGCCCACAAGAATGAATTCTTTCAGGACTGTCTGGTTGGCCTTCATTGTGGCATGTCTGAAATGTGaaagaaacaacaagaaaatattcAACTCTCCGTTGTTCTTGGAAGGTTGTGGCGAGAATAAGACAGACGATCAGGGAGTTACGATGACCAGTTGATTCTTCAATTTGTGTGGCAAAACACCATGTGTATGTAGGTCACGGGTTTTCCTAATTTTTAGTTCATTTGTTATACCTTTATTGAGGGTCCAATTTCTGATCGCTTGGTGGGTGACAGAAGACTCTTCGTGGCTTATTGTTTTAGCAGACTTTATTGGCTGGTAATATAAGAGGAAAAATACTGTAATTAATGTCTAGATAAAGGAAATTCAGGTGTCTGAGGTCAGCCAGGTTTGGATCAGACTCTGAACATAAAACAATTACCAAGTAGCAAATAGACAGAGTCAGGGTCTGACAAAGCAACTTGCACACAGAATATTGTCTGTAAATATCCAATGGGTAAAGATTCATAGTTGGTTTGTTAGTAATTTTGGGACCAAATGTAGACAATGGGTTATAATCATAAGGAAGCCCAAAGTCATGAACTCTTCTTGGAGGAGACATTTAGGTCccatatatgaaagaaataaaaacatgctcCCTTCCCTGTACTCTGCGGAGAGGGAAGATCGGATACTCCAGGACCCTCCGGATTAATAGCGATTCATTAGAGTATGTGGATGGTACCGATAAACAGACTTTTTATCCAAATTCGGTTCAGGTGCAGCTGAGATTTTCCCATTCCTTCAGTGCCATACTCAGATTCCCAAAAAGGTCAGCCCTCGAATTCtacaaattctttgatattctGCATCTCTTTTAATCTCATCCTCTTCTGAAATCTACAATATGCTGCTTTTCCGTGCAGTTGACACATTCCCTCAGCCTTGTATTCTGTTGATCCGTCGTGTTTCCTCTGCCACATGTCAATATATTTAACAACTAGCATTGATAGGCTCTACGTTTTGCTAGTTTCCTTCTAATGTTGGTTGGTTTTATGGATGACCACGTAGATGAGAAGTGTGTAGGACAGCTGTGGAATGTGTATGGCAGCTgagattttttccctctttttagcAATAAGAGAGCTGTGTCTATGAAGGGGCATATTTGTAGCGAGAAGCCAATGTTTTGACTGAATTGTACATTCttacaatttatctttttttctcctcccataAAGAGTCGATGATCATAGATCTCTGTATGTCTCCCAGGGCTAATATGGAGCAATTGAAGAAGGTAATGATTCCCAATACACGTGCACGGATAGGTTAGTGATCGCAAAGAGGCTGAATCTAAAACAGTTTCTGTTTTACCTTGTTATTTGGCATCGGGCAGAATGTTGAGCCTGGAGATAACAAGTCTTTCCAGTCTTAAGTAGATATGGTGGAGGTTAAGATTAAGCATTTCGTCAGCAGAGTCAAGCTGGTCACCATCAGACAGAAGAAGCAGTGGGAAAATAGGCtgaatctttattattatttttgaagaagttCTGAACTATAAGTCAATAGTTTTAACATATAAATcaatatgcataaatataaaaaaataaatataatggtaAAATTATACCATTTCACAATGAAATATGCAGCCATGTGGACTCTCGCTTCGGGATCTCTTGGATTCTTTAGTCCTCTTTGACCTGACAtgacttccttcttcctcagCCTCCCCTGACATGTGACTaatccttccctccatcctttctcctttccttttgcaTGCTTTCCCTCCCTGTGTCCACACCTCACCTTCCATAAGTGAGTAATTATATTCCCCAAAGAAGATGAGAGCATTATTTTGCCTTCCTGCCTAAGGCTGTATTCTGAGGGGCTGTGTCTAAATGATCCTTGGGTTTCCTTCTGAGGCCGTTAAGGCAAAGGTCCTCATCATCCAAATGGAGCATGAAACTCCTTGGGATCCCCACCCACTCTTGCAGATTGTTGTTCCACTTTGCCCTGAAAGAGCCTTGAGAAAACTCTGGATTGTCTCAGAAGACCATCTGCCCTCTCAGAAATGCTAGGTGCCAAACGCCCTTCCGTTATCATGAGTGATTGTGAAGATTTCCTGCCTCAGTAGAACCCTGTACACACTGACATTTCCAAATTGTCTAGAGTCTCCACGGGACCCCTGTCAGTAGAGCAATTAGACGGATAGTGGAACCAAAAGATTGCCTAAGTACCCCAAAGTGGGTGAGAGGAGAGAATATTGGCAAAGCGATTGTTGTTACTACCTGGGACCCATGGGGAAAAATTGAAGCTCTTTGACATACGAATTGCGGGACGGTCTGATTCCACACCATACGCCATATCCCCTCCTAAACAGCCAGGGGGGTGGTGTTCCAATCCATCATTTCattcagaaacattttgaaaatgcaagGAATCAGTAATACATATTCCAAGACAGCCTTCCTTACTTAATCTTACTTTACTTGTGAGTTAAATGCCTACTTGGTGAATCATCAGTAGTAGAGTGTGAATTTCAGAATCTCTCTCTACTCCTGGCATATtctgaatgtgtgtatatgtgtttaggGGCATGAGAATATTATACCCCACTCTACCCTCGACTATGTCTGAAGTTGTCCCCAAATCAAGTTGTATCAAATGTAAGAATCAGTAATACATACTCCAAGACCGCCTTCCTTACTTCATCTTACCTTACTTGTGCACTAAATGCCTGCCTGGTAAATCATCACTAGAAGAGTGTGAATTTCAGAATCTTCCCCTAGTTTTGACATattctgaatgtgtgtgtgtgtgtgttgtgtgtgtgtgtaatggtgTGAATGTTATACCCCACCCTATGCTCAACGATGTCAGAAGTTGTCCCCAAATCAAGTTGTATCAAATTTAATTTGCAACCTGGATCCACTGACAAAAGAAATACACACCCTTTCCAGAGTCCCAGAGAAATGGTACTTTGGAGAAAGTGTAGAGTCCATTCACTACAAGAGTTTCCTACCTTGTGTCTGTTATCAGTGCCCAAAGCCAATTCAGTGTTAGGGTTCTATTCTTCCACGATGGTCTTCACACTGTGGGAAGCCTGCTTTGCTCTTCGCTCAGAAGACACAGAGATCCACTTAGTATAAAAGCCATTGTCTAAGAGCCTGTGGTTGTAACTTTATCGCTGCTAGTTGAGTGACCTTAGCCGAGTCCTTGTGACTTCTGGATCTAAGTTTCCCCAGCTGGGAAGAGATTTGGTGCCAGCCTTAGCTTTCTGTGGCCCTAGAGTTTTCCACACGTGCCATGATCTGATTCTACCACTCCCTGAATCACAGCGGTTAAGAACCTTTTCTTCCACCGGTTTGGAGATATTGTCTGAGTATGATTAGCACTTGTGGGTCCTCAGCTCTAGAGGTTTGGCTCTGGTTAGGGGACCCTAAGGGATTCCTCTCTTCTTGCATCAGAGGGAACAGGAGAACTTTCTGACTCAACTTTGTAATTTTCTCTCATTAGTTCCAGGGCTGTTTTGTAACATGTGACCAGGGAAACTCTGCCTGGAATCTCTGGGGATTTAAAGCTTGCAGAGTTCCTATCCAGTCCATGCTAATTCCTGAGTTTTGTTTGGCAGGGAGGGGACTGAACTGCATCCCTaatgctctccccctccctcacagTCTGGCCCTCTCATCACCAGTTCCACCCCTGGGTATTTAGGGCCTACAACGTTGGAAGACTGTACTTGAAGGATCTCAGAGAATTATAATGGCGTCTTCTTACAGGGAAATTGTACCTTGgtggatgaaagaaaatgaagccagtTTGATTCTATTACAcgacttttaaaatgtgttaaaaaaaaccTCACCATCCTAGCGTTGGTTAGGATTGGAAGTAGGGGAACTCATAGACctttgttgggaatgtaaaaattataaaatgctttaaaagttagtcaagtattggggcacctgggtggcgcagtcggttaagcgtccgacttcagccaggtcacgatcttgcggtccgtgagttcgagccccgcatcaggctctgggctgatggctcagagcctggagcctgtttccgattctgtgtctccctctctctctgcccctcccccgttcatgctctgtctctctctgtcccaaaaataaataaacgttgacaaaaaaaattaaaaaaaaaagttagtcaAGTATTTTGTCAATTTCTTAGCATCTTCAGTCCATTCAAGTCAATGAAAGTGGTCTATATTCACATTTCTCTGCAGTGTCCTCTAAATACAactagaaaaaatggaaatattccaACAGTCCTAAAATGACTCTGGAAGAGGCATCATGGAAGATGGATTGGCCAGGGGTCTCCGCGCTTGATGAACACCACCGCAGAGGGTTTCCAAGGATTTCTTTTTATCCCTCAGGTAGTCCAGCTGGGGTGTGGAGAGCTCTGCACCCTGCAATTGGAACATGTTCACAggcaaaagcaaaggaaaatataaataaataaaagcacagatgTTCTCTCTGGCGAGGGACCAAGAAAGGGGAAGTGCAGCAGGGACTTAGTAGGGAGACCCACAGCCGATGGCAGCGGGGACCCTATTGGCTGTACCTGCCCCGTcagcccccacctcaccccaggcAGCCAGGCCTCATCTGCCCACAGCAGCATCACCAGCTGGGCCAAGGGGCATAGGTAACCTATCctaaaaatcacagaagaaaaatcGTACCGTGGGCCTCAAGACAAATGACAAGAacatgtttaagttttttttaattctagttcgTTAACGTATAGTGTCATgttagtttgaggtgtacaatatAGGATTCAACACATCCACACTTCACCacgtgctcatcacaacaggtgcactcctGAATCTATCTATTTGCCAGAAATATAAAGGGAAATTATAGAAAGGACATCTGGTTCTCTAACCATGTTGGATTCAAGTTGGAAATCAAGAACAGAAAGACGGTAGGATAATATGTAAACACATGGAGATTAAACGATGTGAAGCTATCCATGGTTGTAAGGGAGATCtcaatagaaatgaaataattaataaactgaTGCAAAATGAAATGACAACATATCCAAATGTGTGGGTTGCAGCTAGACCATCCTGAAAGGGTATTTATAGCACATTAGAGGAGAAGAGAGGTCTTTATGAAATGACTTAAATTCCtatctcaagaaactagaaaaaaataacaaaattgatccTCAATTTGATGTATGGGCTCATTGCAATCCTTTTAAAAT includes:
- the LOC123585788 gene encoding olfactory receptor 10X1-like is translated as MKANQTVLKEFILVGFSSYPHVRTFLFVLFFGLYLLTLTGNLAILGLTWADRSLHTPMYLFLRALSFSETCYTLTIIPKMLADLLTEKRSISVPGCGLQMCFFLGLGGTNCIILTLMGYDRFLAICHPLRYPLLMTNVVCGHLVVSAWAGGFLISVTETALIFGGSFCTPNLIHHFFCHMRAVVRLSCLDSDLTELLVTMVSVSGLMGTFLLIVTTYVFILSTVFRIPSAEGKQKAFSTCASHLTVVIIHFGFAAIVYLKPEGSGGDDTLIAVPYTVITPCLSPLIFSLRNRDMKNAFRKLLAKRSFWNT